In Brevundimonas sp. SGAir0440, one DNA window encodes the following:
- the pgi gene encoding glucose-6-phosphate isomerase, whose product MTRDAAWTAFDQAAAEAASARIVDQFAADPDRLARMSVEAAGLYLDLSKQSWTNAAFEACLDLARASDVEGRRAALFAGEAVNLTEGRAVLHPALRAAPGADFKALGEPVSAEVDAVRADMKAYADAVRSGAEAGATGRKFEAIVHVGIGGSDLGPRVVWDALRPLDPAIDLRFVANIDPRDMAEALTGLDPETTLVVVVSKTFTTQETLANAEAAKAWLAASLPAEGMTKHFIGVTAAPDKAAAFGCGRTFAFRDWVGGRYSLWSAVSLSCGIALGWDVFERMLAGAAEMDAHFVSAPLERNAPILLALAQVFNVDGLNRPARTVAPYAHALRRLPSFLQQLEMESNGKRVHRDGTPVTRQTCPVVFGEPGTNGQHAFFQQIHQGPEVVPAEFVIVARTHADAPESPLWSNALAQGQALMLGKTTEAARAEGLAQGLSEEEATRLASHRTFTGNRPSTAIVMERLTPEALGALLALYEHKTFVEGVIWDINSFDQWGVELGKVLAKAILKDVDAGGPSADLDPSTAALMTRLMG is encoded by the coding sequence ATGACCCGCGACGCCGCCTGGACCGCCTTCGACCAAGCCGCCGCCGAGGCCGCCTCCGCGCGGATCGTGGATCAGTTCGCCGCCGATCCCGACCGGCTGGCGCGGATGTCGGTCGAGGCGGCGGGGCTCTATCTGGACCTTTCGAAACAGAGCTGGACCAACGCCGCTTTCGAGGCCTGCCTCGATCTGGCGAGGGCATCCGACGTCGAGGGACGTCGCGCGGCCCTGTTCGCCGGCGAGGCCGTCAATCTGACCGAGGGACGGGCGGTCCTGCACCCCGCTCTGCGCGCTGCGCCCGGCGCCGACTTCAAGGCCCTGGGCGAGCCGGTCTCGGCCGAGGTGGACGCCGTGCGGGCGGACATGAAGGCCTATGCCGACGCCGTGCGGTCGGGCGCCGAGGCGGGCGCGACGGGGCGCAAGTTCGAGGCGATCGTCCATGTCGGCATCGGCGGTTCGGACCTGGGGCCGCGCGTGGTCTGGGACGCCCTGCGTCCGCTGGACCCGGCCATCGATCTGCGCTTCGTCGCCAACATCGATCCGCGCGACATGGCCGAGGCGCTGACGGGCCTCGATCCCGAAACCACCCTGGTGGTGGTGGTGTCCAAGACCTTCACGACGCAGGAAACCCTGGCCAACGCCGAGGCGGCCAAGGCCTGGCTGGCGGCGTCGCTGCCGGCCGAGGGGATGACGAAACACTTCATCGGGGTGACGGCGGCGCCGGACAAGGCGGCCGCCTTCGGCTGCGGTCGGACCTTTGCCTTCCGGGACTGGGTCGGCGGGCGCTATTCGCTGTGGTCGGCGGTCAGCCTGTCGTGCGGCATCGCCCTGGGCTGGGACGTGTTCGAACGGATGCTGGCGGGCGCGGCGGAGATGGATGCGCATTTCGTCTCGGCGCCGCTGGAGCGTAACGCGCCGATCCTTCTGGCCCTGGCCCAGGTGTTCAACGTCGACGGCCTGAACCGGCCCGCCCGTACCGTCGCCCCCTACGCCCACGCCCTGCGTCGCCTGCCGTCCTTCCTGCAGCAGCTGGAGATGGAGTCGAACGGCAAGCGGGTGCACCGCGACGGCACACCGGTGACGCGCCAGACCTGTCCCGTCGTCTTCGGCGAGCCGGGCACCAACGGGCAGCACGCCTTCTTCCAGCAAATCCACCAGGGGCCGGAGGTCGTGCCGGCGGAGTTCGTGATTGTCGCCAGGACGCATGCGGATGCGCCGGAATCGCCGCTCTGGTCCAATGCCCTGGCCCAGGGGCAGGCCCTGATGCTGGGCAAGACGACCGAGGCGGCCAGGGCTGAAGGTCTGGCTCAGGGTCTGTCGGAGGAAGAGGCGACGCGCCTAGCGTCCCACCGCACCTTCACCGGCAACCGTCCGTCGACGGCCATCGTCATGGAGCGGCTGACGCCCGAGGCCCTGGGCGCGCTGCTGGCCCTGTATGAGCACAAGACCTTCGTCGAGGGCGTGATCTGGGACATCAACAGCTTCGACCAATGGGGTGTCGAACTGGGCAAGGTCCTGGCCAAGGCGATCCTGAAGGACGTGGACGCGGGCGGCCCCTCGGCGGACCTGGATCCGTCCACGGCGGCCCTGATGACGCGGTTGATGGGCTGA
- the groES gene encoding co-chaperone GroES, protein MAFRPLGDRVLVKRVEEESKTKGGIIIPDTAKEKPQEGEVVSVGPGARDDQGKVNALELKAGDRILFGKWSGTEVKIDGEDLIIMKESDVLGVLS, encoded by the coding sequence ATGGCGTTCCGTCCGCTCGGCGACCGCGTGCTGGTCAAGCGCGTTGAAGAAGAATCCAAGACCAAGGGTGGCATCATCATCCCCGACACCGCCAAGGAAAAGCCGCAGGAAGGCGAAGTCGTCTCCGTCGGCCCTGGCGCCCGTGACGACCAAGGCAAGGTCAATGCTCTGGAGCTGAAAGCCGGCGACCGCATCCTGTTCGGCAAGTGGTCGGGCACGGAAGTGAAGATCGACGGAGAAGACCTGATCATCATGAAGGAATCCGACGTCCTGGGCGTGCTGTCCTAA